The following are from one region of the Rosistilla carotiformis genome:
- a CDS encoding cysteine desulfurase family protein encodes MIYLDNNATTPITPEVLDAMRADWLLGPANPSAQHRIGRSAKLRLEDACDGMLDCLSASDHRFLLTSGGTEANNWVIGNLGQGNGPIVVSQIEHPSILAAARAAEARGIPVRYLPVDANGIVDLPLLQAWLAETPKPRLVSIMAANNETGVIQTIAPLAACCNDAGVPFHSDLSQMLGKLPVAIDQMGITAATIAAHKFHGPVGVGGLILRRHAPISPLLVGGAQQLEHRAGTEPTALVVGMMTAIQQCLNDLSTKQTAMRQRRDALETGLRQQIPDLVVHSAAVDRLPQTTCFSIPHIDRQALLMRFDFESIACSTGSACASGSSEPSHVLQAMGVDSSLLSSSIRLSGSIFTTNSEIDTAISRIVRCCNKLRNHQDVEK; translated from the coding sequence ATGATCTATCTCGACAACAACGCCACGACGCCGATCACCCCCGAAGTGCTCGACGCGATGCGAGCCGATTGGCTGCTGGGCCCCGCCAATCCCTCGGCGCAGCATCGCATCGGCCGTTCGGCCAAGCTGCGTTTGGAGGATGCCTGCGACGGGATGTTGGATTGCTTGTCCGCCAGCGACCATCGCTTTCTGCTGACCAGCGGCGGAACCGAAGCGAATAACTGGGTGATCGGCAACCTGGGGCAGGGGAATGGCCCGATCGTCGTCAGCCAGATCGAACACCCCAGCATTCTCGCGGCCGCCCGCGCCGCCGAGGCTCGCGGCATCCCCGTCCGCTATCTTCCAGTCGACGCCAACGGAATCGTCGATCTCCCACTGTTGCAAGCTTGGCTCGCCGAGACCCCCAAGCCGCGGCTGGTCTCGATCATGGCCGCCAACAACGAAACCGGCGTGATCCAAACAATCGCGCCGCTGGCCGCCTGCTGCAATGATGCTGGAGTCCCCTTCCATTCGGATCTTTCGCAAATGCTGGGCAAGCTGCCCGTCGCCATCGATCAAATGGGGATCACCGCCGCGACCATCGCCGCCCACAAATTCCACGGACCCGTTGGGGTCGGAGGGCTGATCCTCCGCCGCCACGCGCCGATCTCGCCGCTGCTGGTCGGCGGAGCGCAGCAACTGGAACACCGCGCCGGCACCGAACCGACCGCGCTAGTCGTCGGCATGATGACCGCTATCCAACAATGTTTGAACGACTTATCCACAAAGCAAACCGCGATGCGACAACGCCGCGACGCGTTGGAAACGGGGCTGCGGCAACAGATTCCCGATCTGGTGGTCCACAGCGCGGCGGTCGATCGACTGCCGCAGACGACCTGCTTTTCGATCCCCCACATCGACCGCCAAGCGCTTCTGATGCGGTTTGACTTCGAATCGATCGCCTGCAGCACCGGCAGCGCGTGTGCCAGTGGCAGCAGCGAACCGAGCCACGTTTTGCAAGCGATGGGAGTCGATTCGTCGCTCCTCAGCAGTTCGATTCGCCTGAGCGGCTCGATTTTTACTACCAATTCAGAGATCGACACAGCTATCTCGCGTATCGTCCGCTGTTGCAACAAGTTAAGGAATCATCAAGATGTGGAAAAATAA